One window of the Lysobacter sp. S4-A87 genome contains the following:
- a CDS encoding site-specific DNA-methyltransferase translates to MATKRTKATSRNQATDYLHKQEATQRPDVGVQDQFQARKPPKTYRFDSSLDPALSWDENRDRELAEWLIGLVQRCATEGDAVFAEAQVWAGGSVRVQSLQAAANLLQSLSQPFLNWAGKAERHEIDVPTVPMFIHERHSTKAILDGIRERKAKGTTLDMFGDAELDVTDKLDAYQHKGPWQNRMVLGDSLQIMNSLLEFEGLGGQVQMIYIDPPYGVKFGSNFQPFVRKRDVKHGGDEYMTREPETVKAYRDTWEIGLHSYLTYLRDRLRLAKELLHSSGSVFVQISDVNLHHVRSVLDETFGAANFCSIIAVQKTGSQAGTRLATTLDFIVWYAKDISTLKYRQLYTPRVQGDKSLDRYDHIELFDGSVKRLSAAQIRGDAEIPEGRRFRPTSLFSDGASDRGSFTYHFQGKDYPCASNSHWKTSKDGLDQLVKQKRVVIEGTRLRYKRYADDFGFVPISDRWDSVQIGTGLLYVVQTATTVVQRCMLMCTDPGDLVLDPTCGSGTTAYVAEQWGRRWITCDTSRVPIALARQRLLTATYPYYELKDQQAGPQGGFVYQRKQNRKGEEIGGLAPHITLKAIANNDSPAMEVLVDRPHLNTGIVRVTGPFVVEATVAPAQILEDAQAPHSDDDAHHIAQPVTAYGDSATHIERMTQVLRQSKTLRLPGNRELVLADIRRMADSDILHAEGQDIEGHRIAIVFGPEDGAISSGVVFEGAREAYFLKYDHLYFFGFAIQAKARELLEDRSKLRIPCTYVTVTPDVAMSDLLKTSRASEIFSITGLPDAVARKTGKKNEDNCPLYEVELKGLDIFNPATMEQEAIEGQNLPAWMLDTDYNGMSFYATQVFFPKTSAWDNLKKSLKADFDESVWQHLAGTVSESFVPGDSRRIAIKVIDERGNELMRVLEVEA, encoded by the coding sequence TTGGCTACCAAGCGGACGAAAGCGACCAGTCGCAACCAAGCGACCGACTACCTGCACAAGCAAGAGGCGACCCAACGTCCGGACGTCGGGGTCCAAGACCAGTTTCAGGCGCGGAAGCCCCCTAAGACGTATCGCTTCGACAGCAGCCTTGACCCTGCACTGAGCTGGGATGAGAACCGTGACCGCGAGCTGGCCGAATGGCTCATCGGCTTGGTGCAACGATGTGCTACAGAAGGTGACGCAGTTTTCGCTGAGGCCCAAGTCTGGGCAGGCGGCAGCGTACGGGTTCAATCTCTGCAAGCGGCCGCCAACTTACTGCAATCCCTGTCCCAGCCTTTCTTGAACTGGGCGGGCAAAGCGGAACGGCACGAGATTGACGTGCCCACCGTTCCGATGTTCATTCACGAGCGCCATTCAACGAAGGCGATTCTCGATGGCATCAGGGAACGCAAGGCGAAGGGCACAACGTTGGACATGTTCGGCGACGCTGAACTAGACGTCACCGACAAGCTGGACGCATACCAGCACAAGGGTCCATGGCAAAACCGCATGGTGTTGGGCGACAGCCTTCAAATCATGAACTCCCTGTTGGAGTTCGAGGGTTTGGGCGGCCAAGTCCAGATGATTTATATCGACCCGCCCTACGGCGTGAAGTTTGGCTCGAATTTTCAGCCTTTTGTACGCAAGCGAGACGTAAAGCACGGCGGGGATGAGTATATGACCCGCGAACCCGAAACCGTAAAGGCATACCGAGATACGTGGGAAATTGGCCTCCACTCCTACCTGACATATCTTCGCGACCGCCTCCGACTAGCGAAAGAACTACTTCATTCCAGCGGAAGTGTTTTTGTGCAGATATCCGACGTGAACCTACATCATGTCAGAAGCGTCTTGGACGAAACTTTTGGCGCCGCTAACTTCTGTTCAATTATCGCTGTGCAAAAAACAGGTAGCCAAGCAGGTACCCGACTTGCAACGACACTAGATTTCATCGTGTGGTATGCAAAAGACATAAGCACGCTAAAGTATCGGCAGCTTTATACACCCCGGGTCCAAGGCGACAAGTCTCTCGACCGATACGACCACATCGAGCTTTTCGATGGCAGCGTGAAGCGACTCTCTGCCGCTCAAATCCGAGGCGACGCCGAAATTCCAGAAGGCAGACGTTTCCGCCCAACCAGCCTATTCAGTGATGGCGCTTCCGACCGTGGAAGCTTTACGTACCACTTCCAAGGGAAAGACTACCCGTGCGCGAGCAACAGCCATTGGAAGACAAGCAAGGATGGCTTAGACCAGCTCGTTAAGCAGAAGCGCGTTGTGATTGAAGGTACCCGCTTGCGGTACAAACGCTACGCCGACGACTTCGGATTCGTTCCAATTAGCGACCGATGGGATTCTGTCCAGATTGGTACTGGCTTGCTCTACGTTGTTCAAACAGCAACCACAGTCGTCCAACGCTGCATGCTGATGTGTACCGACCCGGGCGACCTCGTCCTTGACCCAACTTGCGGCTCGGGCACAACCGCATATGTTGCTGAGCAATGGGGGCGGCGCTGGATTACCTGCGACACCTCACGCGTACCGATAGCACTGGCTCGCCAGCGCCTGCTAACGGCGACCTACCCGTACTATGAACTTAAAGACCAGCAGGCCGGCCCGCAGGGCGGCTTCGTTTATCAGCGCAAGCAGAATCGAAAGGGGGAAGAGATTGGGGGGCTTGCACCCCACATCACATTGAAGGCGATTGCCAATAACGATTCACCGGCAATGGAAGTCTTGGTTGATAGACCGCACTTAAATACAGGCATTGTGCGTGTCACAGGTCCGTTCGTTGTCGAAGCAACCGTCGCGCCCGCCCAAATTCTGGAAGACGCCCAAGCGCCACATAGCGACGATGACGCCCACCATATCGCACAACCCGTTACCGCCTATGGGGACTCCGCTACCCACATCGAGCGAATGACCCAAGTGCTGCGCCAATCCAAGACGCTACGACTTCCGGGAAACCGAGAGCTGGTGCTAGCAGACATTCGACGCATGGCGGACAGCGACATTCTCCATGCGGAAGGACAGGATATAGAAGGACATCGAATCGCTATCGTCTTTGGTCCAGAAGACGGAGCAATTTCGTCTGGGGTCGTTTTTGAGGGAGCACGTGAGGCTTACTTCCTAAAGTATGACCACTTGTACTTCTTTGGCTTTGCGATTCAGGCCAAGGCACGTGAACTACTCGAAGACCGTTCCAAGCTTCGAATTCCTTGCACTTACGTGACTGTCACTCCGGATGTCGCCATGAGTGACCTACTGAAGACCAGCCGAGCAAGTGAAATCTTCTCAATCACTGGCCTTCCCGATGCGGTGGCGCGAAAGACAGGCAAGAAGAACGAAGACAATTGCCCCCTCTATGAAGTGGAACTCAAGGGACTGGATATTTTCAACCCGGCAACGATGGAACAGGAAGCCATCGAGGGCCAGAACCTCCCCGCGTGGATGTTGGATACGGACTACAACGGAATGAGCTTTTACGCCACGCAGGTGTTCTTCCCGAAGACCTCCGCGTGGGACAACCTCAAGAAGTCGCTCAAAGCGGATTTCGATGAGTCCGTCTGGCAACACCTCGCAGGCACCGTCAGTGAGTCTTTCGTGCCCGGCGATTCGAGACGCATAGCCATCAAGGTCATCGACGAACGGGGCAACGAACTGATGCGCGTGTTGGAGGTCGAAGCATGA
- a CDS encoding XRE family transcriptional regulator, with amino-acid sequence MQERGWTQAHLAQQIGVSSQTVTNWLKGRDFPRPNALLKLAVTLGLGFEKLVDTGDPTEPVIAFRKKAGTKTTDHHISKARGMGHLLKPLVPLLPDTRPLRTLITSPVCEYGQLRKAVEQTRAELGIGQHAVLSYSHLIGQFLRNAAILVPVLWGKKDRHENALHIRLPEEDVTFVYLNLDVRLEDFKFWIAHELAHVYTPELAGTDEGEDFADAFAGALLFPHECAEAAYREAVGKPRSGLITALTRYAHQHQVSLNTVHQQVKRYAKNAGLPLLSVEDRTIHQVRNRGTGATVSEALFDPLPPDAKKYISVASSVFQSEFFIALERLVKERGVGAGYVQQVLDVPLKDSVSIHRALAV; translated from the coding sequence ATGCAGGAACGGGGCTGGACTCAGGCCCATCTAGCGCAGCAGATAGGCGTCAGCAGCCAAACCGTGACCAACTGGTTGAAGGGGCGTGACTTCCCTCGGCCGAATGCGTTGTTGAAGCTGGCTGTGACGTTGGGTCTTGGGTTCGAGAAGCTGGTTGATACTGGCGACCCCACTGAGCCGGTTATTGCCTTCCGTAAGAAGGCAGGCACAAAGACCACCGACCATCACATCAGCAAGGCCCGTGGCATGGGGCATTTGCTGAAGCCGTTGGTGCCTCTGCTTCCAGACACGAGACCGCTTCGCACACTCATTACATCGCCGGTTTGTGAGTACGGCCAATTGCGTAAGGCCGTCGAGCAGACCCGTGCAGAGCTTGGCATCGGTCAGCATGCGGTGCTCTCGTACAGCCACTTGATTGGCCAGTTCCTGCGGAACGCAGCCATCCTAGTGCCGGTACTGTGGGGCAAGAAGGACCGGCACGAGAACGCACTTCACATTCGTCTTCCTGAGGAGGATGTGACCTTCGTGTACCTCAATCTCGACGTGAGGTTGGAGGACTTCAAGTTCTGGATTGCGCATGAGCTGGCGCACGTCTATACGCCAGAACTGGCCGGAACCGATGAGGGGGAGGACTTCGCGGATGCATTTGCGGGTGCGCTTTTGTTTCCCCACGAGTGCGCGGAAGCTGCTTATCGCGAAGCAGTTGGTAAGCCGCGGAGTGGGCTTATCACGGCGTTGACCCGATATGCGCATCAGCATCAGGTTTCGCTCAACACAGTGCATCAGCAGGTCAAGCGTTATGCCAAGAATGCGGGCCTGCCGCTATTGTCCGTGGAAGACAGGACTATCCATCAAGTCCGCAACCGTGGAACGGGGGCAACGGTAAGCGAAGCCCTCTTCGACCCATTGCCTCCGGATGCAAAAAAATACATCTCTGTGGCTAGCTCGGTTTTCCAGTCCGAGTTTTTCATCGCGCTGGAAAGATTGGTCAAAGAGCGAGGCGTCGGAGCGGGCTACGTACAGCAGGTGCTGGATGTTCCCTTGAAGGACTCGGTGTCCATCCATAGGGCACTGGCCGTTTGA
- a CDS encoding aminodeoxychorismate/anthranilate synthase component II, with amino-acid sequence MLLMIDNYDSFTYNLVQYLQTLGAEVKVVRNDELSVAQIEALQPERIVVSPGPCTPNEAGVSVDVIRQLGPRIPIFGVCLGHQSLGQAYGGDVIRAKRIMHGKTSRIRHEGKGVFAGLPDGYEATRYHSLVVSRETLPDCLEITAWSENSDDASGAVEFDEIMGLRHREFPVEGVQFHPESILTEHGHALLKNFLER; translated from the coding sequence ATGCTGCTGATGATCGACAACTACGACAGCTTCACCTACAACCTCGTGCAGTACCTGCAGACGCTCGGGGCGGAAGTGAAGGTGGTCCGCAACGACGAGCTGAGCGTCGCCCAGATCGAGGCGCTGCAGCCGGAGCGGATCGTCGTTTCGCCTGGCCCGTGCACGCCCAACGAGGCCGGCGTGTCGGTGGACGTGATCCGCCAGCTCGGCCCGCGCATCCCGATCTTTGGCGTCTGCCTGGGCCACCAGAGCCTGGGCCAGGCCTATGGCGGCGATGTCATCCGCGCAAAGCGCATCATGCATGGCAAGACCTCGCGGATCCGCCACGAAGGCAAGGGCGTGTTCGCCGGCCTGCCCGACGGATACGAGGCCACCCGCTACCACTCGCTGGTGGTTTCGCGCGAGACCCTGCCCGACTGCCTCGAGATCACCGCCTGGAGCGAGAACTCCGACGACGCGTCCGGCGCGGTCGAGTTCGACGAGATCATGGGCCTGCGCCATCGCGAGTTTCCGGTCGAAGGCGTGCAGTTCCACCCCGAGTCGATCCTGACCGAGCACGGCCACGCGCTGCTGAAGAATTTCCTGGAGCGTTGA
- the trpD gene encoding anthranilate phosphoribosyltransferase — protein sequence MPITPQEALQRTIEHREIFHDEMVELMRMIMRGEVSPTMTAAILTGLRVKKETVGEIAGAATVLREFARPVEVADRTGLVDIVGTGGDGAHTFNISTASMFVVAAAGAKVAKHGNRSVSSKSGSADVLEALGAAIELQPDQVARCIDRCGIGFMFAPVHHPAMKVVAPVRSEMAVRTIFNILGPLTNPAGAPSILMGVFHPDLVGIQVRVLQELGATRALVVWGRDGMDELSLGAGSLVGELRDGVVREYEVHPEDFGIAMAASRNLRVNDANESRALVLQALRNENGLPREIVALNAGAAIYAAGVADSIAEGIDCARAALASGAAHAKLEEFVTATRELAGQAVEA from the coding sequence ATGCCCATCACCCCGCAAGAAGCCCTGCAGCGCACCATCGAGCATCGCGAGATCTTCCACGACGAGATGGTCGAGCTGATGCGCATGATCATGCGCGGCGAAGTCTCGCCGACGATGACCGCGGCGATCCTGACCGGCCTGCGGGTGAAGAAGGAAACGGTGGGCGAGATCGCCGGTGCCGCCACCGTGCTGCGCGAGTTCGCGCGACCGGTCGAGGTCGCCGATCGCACCGGCCTGGTCGACATTGTCGGCACCGGCGGCGATGGCGCACACACCTTCAACATCTCCACTGCCAGCATGTTCGTCGTCGCCGCGGCCGGGGCCAAGGTGGCAAAGCATGGCAACCGCAGCGTCTCGTCGAAGTCCGGCAGCGCCGACGTGCTCGAGGCGCTGGGAGCGGCGATCGAGCTGCAGCCCGATCAGGTCGCGCGCTGCATCGACCGCTGCGGCATCGGCTTCATGTTCGCCCCGGTGCACCACCCGGCGATGAAGGTGGTGGCGCCGGTGCGCAGCGAGATGGCGGTGCGCACGATCTTCAACATCCTCGGGCCGCTGACCAATCCGGCCGGCGCACCGAGCATCCTCATGGGCGTGTTCCACCCCGACCTGGTCGGCATCCAGGTGCGTGTGCTGCAGGAGCTCGGCGCCACGCGCGCGCTGGTGGTCTGGGGCCGCGACGGCATGGACGAGCTCTCGCTCGGCGCCGGCAGCCTGGTGGGCGAACTGCGCGACGGCGTGGTCCGCGAGTACGAAGTGCACCCGGAGGATTTCGGCATCGCCATGGCCGCCAGCCGCAACCTGCGCGTCAACGACGCCAACGAGTCGCGCGCGCTGGTCCTGCAGGCACTGCGCAATGAGAACGGATTGCCGCGCGAGATTGTCGCGCTCAACGCCGGCGCGGCGATCTATGCCGCCGGCGTGGCCGACAGCATCGCTGAAGGCATCGATTGCGCCCGCGCGGCGCTGGCTTCGGGTGCGGCCCACGCCAAGCTCGAGGAGTTCGTCACCGCAACGCGAGAGCTGGCCGGCCAGGCCGTGGAGGCCTGA
- a CDS encoding antibiotic biosynthesis monooxygenase, whose amino-acid sequence MDDAFARLPQPPYYAVIFSSRRNGDDDAGYAEAAQRMVELAAQQPGCLGVESTRGGDGFGITVSYWESEAAIAAWRQHAEHAATRAYGRQHWYEHYELRVAKVERAYGSAKRVDRNE is encoded by the coding sequence ATGGACGACGCGTTCGCCCGGTTGCCGCAACCCCCTTATTACGCCGTTATCTTCTCGTCCCGGCGCAACGGCGACGACGACGCCGGCTACGCCGAGGCGGCGCAGCGGATGGTCGAACTGGCCGCGCAGCAGCCGGGCTGCCTCGGCGTGGAGTCCACCCGCGGCGGCGACGGTTTCGGCATCACCGTGTCGTACTGGGAAAGCGAGGCGGCGATCGCCGCCTGGCGCCAGCACGCCGAGCACGCGGCGACCCGCGCCTACGGCCGCCAGCACTGGTACGAGCATTACGAATTGCGCGTGGCGAAAGTCGAGCGCGCCTACGGCAGCGCGAAGAGGGTGGACAGGAACGAGTAA
- the trpC gene encoding indole-3-glycerol phosphate synthase TrpC produces MSDILNTILARKAEEIQQRSRVRPLADMRARALQQPPTRGFVNAIRSRHAAGEAAVIAEVKKASPSKGLIRKDFHPADIARSYEAGGAACLSVLTDVDFFQGSNLFLGEARGACSLPVLRKDFTIDPYQVYEARAIGADCILLIVAALEDGPLVEMANLAMELEMDVLVEVHDIDELERALQTDCELIGVNNRNLRTFEVSLDTTLGLRNAVPRDRTLVTESGIATRDDVTTMREAGVQTFLVGESFMREADPGAALHRLFAA; encoded by the coding sequence ATGAGCGACATCCTCAACACCATCCTCGCCCGCAAGGCCGAGGAGATCCAGCAACGCAGCCGCGTGCGTCCGCTCGCGGACATGCGTGCGCGCGCCCTGCAGCAGCCGCCCACGCGCGGCTTCGTCAACGCCATCCGCAGCCGCCATGCCGCCGGCGAGGCAGCCGTGATCGCCGAGGTGAAGAAGGCCAGCCCATCGAAGGGACTGATCCGCAAGGACTTCCATCCTGCGGACATCGCCCGCAGCTACGAGGCCGGCGGCGCCGCCTGCCTGTCGGTACTGACCGACGTCGACTTCTTCCAGGGCAGCAACCTGTTCCTCGGCGAGGCGCGCGGTGCCTGCTCGCTGCCGGTGCTGCGCAAGGACTTCACCATCGACCCGTACCAGGTCTATGAAGCGCGCGCGATCGGCGCCGACTGCATCCTGCTGATCGTCGCCGCGCTGGAGGACGGCCCGCTGGTGGAGATGGCCAACCTGGCGATGGAGCTGGAGATGGACGTGCTGGTGGAAGTGCATGACATCGACGAACTCGAACGCGCGCTGCAGACCGATTGCGAGCTGATCGGCGTCAACAACCGCAACCTGCGCACCTTCGAGGTGTCGCTGGACACCACGCTGGGCCTGCGCAACGCGGTGCCGCGCGACCGAACCCTGGTCACCGAAAGCGGCATCGCCACCCGCGACGACGTGACGACGATGCGCGAGGCCGGCGTGCAGACGTTCCTGGTCGGCGAATCGTTCATGCGCGAAGCCGACCCGGGCGCCGCGCTCCACAGGTTGTTCGCGGCATGA
- a CDS encoding haloacid dehalogenase-like hydrolase: MNTVAGAEPGRPYSPLVVFDFDHTLYDGDSGSHLVLWLIQRHWARVTAAVLLSPLLLPMIAWLPTRRRAISAYLWIGTVGTRSRGDMDDLIDQYVRIHMRQIRARLLPVALKVLQRHRDAGDRVIIATGASPELARAILDFVAHEDLPVIGSISGPFLGGMVTVEHCHHRNKMRMIWDAGYDQIAVAYSDSSADLPLLQAARKPVVVNPKHSRMAMFRRVLPPGTPILNWGCRSRGGERVA; the protein is encoded by the coding sequence ATGAATACCGTGGCCGGGGCTGAACCTGGGCGGCCGTACTCGCCCCTGGTCGTGTTCGACTTCGACCACACGCTCTACGACGGCGATTCCGGCAGCCACCTGGTGTTGTGGCTGATCCAGCGCCACTGGGCGCGGGTGACCGCGGCGGTGCTGCTGTCGCCGCTGCTGCTGCCAATGATCGCCTGGCTGCCGACGCGGCGGCGGGCGATTTCGGCGTACCTGTGGATCGGCACGGTCGGCACCCGCAGCCGTGGCGACATGGACGACCTGATCGACCAGTACGTGCGGATCCACATGCGGCAGATCCGCGCGCGGCTGCTGCCGGTGGCGCTGAAAGTGCTGCAGCGCCACCGCGACGCCGGCGACCGCGTGATCATCGCCACCGGCGCATCACCGGAGCTGGCGCGCGCGATCCTGGACTTCGTCGCCCACGAGGACCTGCCCGTCATCGGCAGCATCAGCGGCCCGTTCCTGGGCGGCATGGTCACCGTCGAGCACTGCCACCACCGCAACAAGATGCGGATGATCTGGGATGCCGGCTATGACCAGATCGCCGTGGCCTATTCCGACAGCAGCGCCGACCTGCCGTTGCTGCAGGCGGCGCGCAAGCCGGTGGTGGTCAATCCCAAGCACAGCCGCATGGCGATGTTCCGGCGCGTGCTGCCGCCGGGTACGCCGATCCTCAACTGGGGTTGCAGGAGTCGCGGTGGCGAGCGGGTGGCCTGA
- a CDS encoding zf-TFIIB domain-containing protein gives MQCPKCSSPMQAIDILSSRSQRCTHCSGLWLVMGEERLLKAQAEIVDTGDAAVGAQYNHVDRIKCPTCADSQLVRMVDPQQPHIWFESCSFCFGRFYDAGEFRDFAERTLLEFFQDMDAPERV, from the coding sequence ATGCAGTGCCCGAAGTGCAGCTCGCCGATGCAGGCCATCGACATTCTTTCCTCACGCTCGCAGCGCTGCACCCATTGCAGCGGCCTGTGGCTGGTCATGGGTGAAGAACGGCTGCTCAAGGCCCAGGCAGAGATCGTCGACACCGGCGACGCCGCCGTCGGCGCGCAGTACAACCACGTCGACCGGATCAAGTGCCCGACCTGCGCGGACAGCCAGCTGGTACGCATGGTCGATCCGCAGCAGCCGCACATCTGGTTCGAGAGCTGCAGCTTCTGCTTCGGGCGTTTCTACGACGCGGGCGAGTTCCGCGATTTTGCCGAGCGCACGCTGCTGGAGTTCTTCCAGGACATGGACGCGCCGGAGCGGGTGTAG
- a CDS encoding GNAT family N-acetyltransferase: MARVAGSADTSIRVRSAELGDASDVARLLGELGYPCNRDEAAERIAVVRHDPRQHLLLAEIEGDTCGLVSLYTLYSVVHGDELARITGLVVQAGCQGQGIGRRLLREVEQISRRIGVRRIEVTSNARRAEAHAFYRHCGYADGSLRFIKALGD; the protein is encoded by the coding sequence GTGGCTCGCGTCGCCGGTTCCGCCGACACCTCGATCCGGGTTCGGTCCGCGGAACTGGGCGACGCCAGCGACGTCGCACGCCTGCTCGGCGAACTGGGCTACCCCTGCAATCGCGACGAGGCGGCCGAGCGGATAGCGGTGGTCCGCCACGACCCGCGCCAGCACCTGCTGCTGGCCGAGATCGAGGGCGACACCTGTGGCCTGGTGTCGCTGTACACGCTCTACTCCGTCGTCCACGGCGACGAACTGGCGCGCATCACCGGGCTGGTGGTGCAGGCCGGCTGCCAGGGCCAGGGCATCGGCCGGCGCCTGCTGCGCGAAGTCGAGCAGATCTCCCGCCGCATCGGCGTGCGCCGGATCGAAGTCACCAGCAACGCCCGCCGCGCCGAAGCCCACGCCTTTTACCGCCATTGCGGCTACGCTGACGGCTCGCTGCGCTTCATCAAGGCGCTCGGCGACTAG
- the crp gene encoding cAMP-activated global transcriptional regulator CRP codes for MSANPVVTSPALRRTNSPLLPDGATIERFLAHCHRRRYPSRTDVFRPGDPASTLYYIVSGSVSIITEEEDGRELVLGYFGPGEFVGELGLFIASDQREVILRTRSTCELAEIGHERLYDLFLTRLSLDAPKLLYAIGAQISRRLLDTSRKAGRLAFLDVTDRIVRALHDLAKEPEAMSHPQGTQIRVSRQELSRLVGCSREMAGRVLKKLQADEKLHARGKTVVLYGTR; via the coding sequence ATGTCCGCCAATCCGGTTGTTACCTCGCCTGCCCTGCGCCGAACCAACAGCCCACTGCTGCCGGACGGCGCTACCATCGAGCGCTTTCTCGCCCATTGCCACCGCCGCCGCTACCCGTCGCGCACCGACGTGTTCCGCCCCGGTGACCCGGCCAGCACCCTCTATTACATCGTCTCCGGCTCGGTCAGCATCATCACCGAGGAAGAAGACGGTCGCGAACTGGTGCTGGGCTACTTCGGCCCCGGCGAGTTCGTCGGCGAGCTGGGGCTGTTCATCGCCAGCGACCAGCGCGAGGTGATCCTGCGCACCCGCAGCACCTGCGAGCTGGCCGAGATCGGCCACGAGCGCCTCTACGACCTGTTCCTGACGCGCCTGTCGCTGGACGCCCCGAAGCTGCTCTACGCCATCGGCGCGCAGATCTCGCGGCGCCTGCTCGACACCAGCCGCAAGGCCGGCCGCCTGGCCTTCCTCGACGTCACCGACCGCATTGTCCGTGCCCTGCACGACCTGGCCAAGGAACCCGAGGCGATGAGCCATCCGCAGGGCACCCAGATCCGGGTGTCCCGCCAGGAGCTGTCGCGCCTGGTCGGCTGCTCGCGCGAAATGGCCGGCCGCGTGCTCAAGAAGTTGCAGGCCGACGAAAAGCTGCACGCCCGCGGCAAGACCGTCGTCCTCTACGGCACCCGCTAG
- the speD gene encoding adenosylmethionine decarboxylase has protein sequence MVKPLPRLRLQGFNNLTKALSFNIYDVCFAASEDERRRYIEYIDEAYNADRLTQILTDVAEIIGANILNIARQDYDPQGASVTILISEEPVIDKKDAGKELISDAVVAHMDKSHITVHTYPETHPDSGIATFRADIDVATCGVISPLRALNYLIESLESDIVIMDYRVRGFTRDIKGRKHYIDHKINSIQDYLAKNIKSRYEMLDVNVYQENIFHTKMHLKEFDLDNYLFEEKAKNLSFKERMKIEARLKREIEELYHGRNLAD, from the coding sequence GTGGTCAAGCCGTTGCCTCGCCTGAGGTTGCAGGGTTTCAACAACCTCACCAAGGCCCTCTCGTTCAACATCTACGATGTCTGCTTCGCGGCATCCGAGGACGAGCGCCGTCGTTACATCGAGTATATCGACGAGGCCTACAACGCCGACCGACTGACGCAGATCCTGACGGATGTGGCGGAGATCATTGGCGCCAACATCCTCAACATCGCGCGCCAGGATTACGATCCGCAGGGCGCGTCGGTGACCATCCTCATTTCCGAGGAGCCGGTGATCGACAAGAAGGATGCCGGCAAGGAGTTGATCTCCGACGCCGTGGTCGCGCACATGGACAAGTCGCACATCACGGTGCACACCTATCCGGAGACGCATCCGGACAGCGGCATCGCGACGTTCCGTGCCGACATCGACGTGGCGACCTGCGGCGTGATTTCGCCGCTGAGGGCCCTGAACTACCTGATCGAGAGCCTTGAGTCCGACATCGTCATCATGGACTACCGGGTGCGCGGCTTCACCCGCGACATCAAGGGTCGCAAGCACTACATCGACCACAAGATCAATTCGATCCAGGACTACCTGGCCAAGAACATCAAGTCGCGCTACGAGATGCTCGACGTGAATGTCTACCAGGAAAACATCTTCCACACGAAGATGCACCTGAAGGAGTTCGACCTCGACAACTATCTGTTCGAGGAGAAGGCCAAGAACCTGTCGTTCAAGGAGCGCATGAAGATCGAGGCGCGCCTCAAGCGCGAGATCGAAGAGCTCTACCACGGGCGCAACCTGGCCGACTGA
- the coq7 gene encoding 2-polyprenyl-3-methyl-6-methoxy-1,4-benzoquinone monooxygenase, whose protein sequence is MDTTRELTQLDRFLADTQRALDTVFGAPAALRANPSSEVAQIELDDDERQHSAGLMRINHVGEVCAQALYCGQAAVARDPATREHLLEAAQEETDHLAWCADRLRELDSRPSLLNPIWYAGSFAIGALAGLRGDGWNLGFVVETERQVEAHIDEHLDSLPAADARSRAILEVMKADEARHADNAEAAGARILPMPVPSLMAAASKLMKAVAYRL, encoded by the coding sequence ATGGACACGACACGCGAACTCACGCAACTCGACCGTTTCCTTGCCGACACCCAGCGTGCGCTGGACACCGTGTTCGGTGCACCTGCAGCGCTGCGCGCCAACCCTTCGTCCGAGGTCGCCCAGATCGAACTCGACGACGACGAGCGCCAGCACTCGGCCGGGCTGATGCGCATCAATCATGTCGGCGAGGTCTGTGCGCAGGCGCTGTATTGCGGCCAGGCTGCGGTCGCCCGCGATCCTGCGACGCGCGAACATCTGCTCGAGGCGGCGCAGGAAGAAACCGATCACCTGGCCTGGTGCGCCGACCGCCTGCGCGAGCTCGACAGTCGCCCGAGCCTGCTCAATCCGATCTGGTACGCCGGCAGCTTTGCGATCGGCGCGCTCGCCGGCCTGCGTGGGGACGGATGGAACCTGGGTTTCGTGGTCGAGACCGAGCGCCAGGTGGAGGCGCACATCGACGAGCATCTGGACTCGCTGCCCGCCGCCGACGCGCGCAGCCGCGCGATCCTGGAGGTGATGAAGGCCGACGAGGCCCGCCATGCCGACAACGCCGAGGCCGCTGGCGCGCGCATCCTGCCGATGCCGGTGCCGAGCCTGATGGCGGCGGCATCGAAGCTGATGAAGGCGGTTGCTTACCGGCTGTGA